The DNA region caattctcctaCACACCTTCTGATTGGTAATACCATCATGCTAATTTTATATGCACTGATTTGTAACCATTCATAGATTACACATTAACCTAAGGAATCATTTCAACAAAATGCAAAACTCTTAGTAATTTAATCcaataattgatcaaataatAGTATTTTTTTAATCCACTAGGTCCAATCTATTGACAAAAGGGTGGTTCGGGTGTTATCATCTTAATAATTTTTTAtctttgtttgattgattgtcTTGACTTTTCAATATAATCTCGTTTGTGAAATTAATAAAAAGAGTTAAGTTCACATTCAGCAATAACTCATGCCCCCAGTATTTAAATGGATGCTTGTTATGTATTATTACCATATAATTATCAAATCCAAATAAAGTCAAACATATAGCATAAACCTCTTACTGTTCCATCAAATGAAGCCTTTTTCTCTCTTGGCACCTATACTTTTGTGTCTTCATCTTCTATTTCTGTTCAGTTTAAGTTTAATCTGGTTTTGTCCAAACAAAACCGTGGCAGTGGCATTAGGAAACCAAACAGATCATTTGGCATTGCTCAAATTCAAAGAATCAATATCTAGTTATCCGTATGGAACTCTTGAGTCTTGGAATACTTCCATTCACTTCTGCAAGTGGTATGGAATCACATGCAGCCCCTTGCATCAAAGAGTTATAAAGTTGAACTTAACAGGAAATCAGTTACATGGATCCTTGTCTCCCCATGTTGGCAATCTTTCTTTTCTGATATATCTCAACCTTAACAGCAACAGCTTCTTTGGAGAAATCCCACAGGAGTTGGGTCAGTTGCTGCAATTGCAACAACTTCATCTCGCTGAGAACTCGTTTACAGGTGAAATTCCTAAAAACTTGACATATTGTTCCAATCTCAAAGGCTTGTTTTTGGCAGGGAATAGTTTGATTGGTAAAATACCAATTGAAATTGGCTCTTTGAAAAACCTTCAATCCTTCTACATTTGGAAAAATAATTTAACCGGAGGAATCCCTTCATTCATAGGAAATCTTTCATACTTAACAGAGATATCAGTTAATTATAACCACTTAGAGGGAGATATTCCACAAGAAATATGCGCCCTCAAAAACTTGACAATTTTAACTGGTGCAGTGAACAATTTGTCTGGTATGATTCCTTCTTGTCTTTACAATATGTCATCACTTACTGCGCTCGTATTAACAAAGAATTTCATATATGGTTCTCTTCCATCCAACATGTTCCACACCCTTTCCAAGCTCGAACATTTTCTAATAGGAGGGAATCAATTCTTTGGCCCAATTCCAACTTCAATTATAAATGCATCTTCCTTTGTAGAATTTGATATCAGTCAAAATCATTTTGTCGGACAAGTTCCAAATCTAGAAAGGCTAAAAGATCTGCAATATTTGAATTTGGAATACAATAATTTAGGTGGAAATTCAACTAATGATTTGGAATTTTTACATTCTTTGGCAAACTGTACAAAGTTGTATATGTTTTCTATATTCCATAATAATTTTCAAGGCATTCTCCCAAATGCCATAGGAAATTTATCCATTGAACTCAATGAACTATATCTTGGGTTTAACAAGATATCAGGAAAAATTCCTGCAGAGTTAGGACACCTAATTGGCTTAACTCTATTGGGCTTGCAATTCAACTACTTTGAAGGAATGATTCCAACTACTTTTGGGAAGTTCAAAAAGATACAACAATTACAACTGGATGGAAACAATCTATTAGGAAATATACCGCCCTTTATAGGCAATCTCAGTCAATTGTATTATTTGGATTTACATCTTAATATGTTTGATGGAAGTATTCCTCCAAGTATAGGGAACTGCCAACAATTACAATATCTAGAACTTTCACACAACAAGCTCAAAGGAACCATACCTTTAGAAGTTTTTAACCTTTCTTCTTTATCAAACTCATTGGACTTGTCACATAACTATTTGAGTGGTAGCTTACCAAAAGAAGTGAGAATGTTAAAAAATATTGATATGCTAGATGTCTCAGAGAATCATTTATCTGGTGCTATTCCTACAACCATTGCTGAATGCATAAGCTTAGAATATCTTCTTTTGCAAGGAAACTCCTTTAATGGAACAATTCCGTCTACTTTGGCTTCTCTCAAAGGCCTTCAGTATTTAGACCTTTCAAGAAATCGATTGAGTGGATCAATTCCTGATGTTATGCAAAACATCTCAGTTTTAGAATATTTGAATGTTTCTTTTAATATGTTGGAAGGTGAAGTACCAATAGATGGTGTCTTTGGAAATGCAACCCAAATATCACTTGTTGGAAACAGTAAACTTTGTGGAGGTATTTCACAACTGCATCTACCACCATGCCCTATCAAGGGTAGGAAACAAGCAAAACACCATAAATTCAAATTGATAGCAGTGATAGTTAGTGTGGTTTCTTTTCTTCTGGTACTTTTATTTGTTATAACTATCTACTGGATGaggaaaaaaaatgaaaataggTCTTTTGATTCACCAACAATTGATCAGCTAGCTAAGGTTTCATACCAAGACTTGCATCGAGGAACTAATGGTTTCTCGACTGAAAACTTGATCGGATCAGGAAGTTTTGGTTCTGTGTATAAAGGAAATCTTGTTTCAGAAGATAATGTTGTTGCTGTAAAGGTGCTGAACCTTCAAAAGAAGGGAGCTCACAAGAGTTTCGTTGTTGAATGTAATGCACTCAAAAACATAAGACATCGAAATTTAGTCAAGATTTTAACATGTTGTGTTAGTACGGATTACAAAGGTCAAGAGTTTAAAGCTCTAGTTTTTGATTACATGAAAAATGGAAGCTTAGAACAATGGTTGCATCCTGAGATTTTAAATGTTGAGCATCCAACAACACTGAACCTCGGTCATAGATTAAACATCATTATCGATGTTGCATCTGCATTACAATATCTTCATCAAGATTGTGAGCAAGTGGTCATTCATTCTGATCTAAAGCCAAGCAATGTCCTTCTAGATGATGACATGGTTGCTCATGTGAGTGATTTTGGCATAGCAAGACTTGTCTCAGCCATTGGCGGTACCTCTCATAAGAATACTAGTACAATTGGAATAAAAGGAACTGTTGGCTATACTCCTCCGGGTATGTTCAAAACCTTGAATCCTCCTTTGTTTCTTTGAATTCTCCACTGTTATTTTTTTTTGTAGATTTAACATTTTACAAGTTACATAGTGCTCACATTTTTTGATACATATTTTAGAGTACGGAATGGGTTCTGAAGTGTCCACACTCGGTGACATGTACAGCTTTGGAATCTTTCTGTTGGAAGTTCTAACTGGTAGAAGACCCATCGATGAAGCTTTTGAAAATGGTCAAAATCTGCATAATTTTGTAGCAGTGTCATTTCCTGATAATGTAATAAAGATTTTGGACCCACATCTTGTATTTAGAGATGGAGAAGTAGAAATAGAAGATGAAAATCATGAGAATCTTGCTCCCAATGTAGAGGAGGGTTTGGTTTCACTGTTTAGAATTGGACTTACTTGTTCAATCGAATCACCGAAAGAAAGAATGAATATTGTTGATGTCACTAGAGAACTTAGCATAATCAAAAACGCCTTTTTCACTGGTGAGACTTTTTATGCTTAGTTGAATCATAACTAGTCATTAATTTCTTTCTAAGAGTTATAATTTGATTTTTTATAATCTTATTGTGTATTTCAAAAATGCTAAAGTACAAAATACAAAGGTAATAGTGGGTTTCTACTTGATTTGAATTTCAGGTGTTGACACTCATAACAAGTACTTCAAGGTGGATTAAATTTCCAAGTCATTTGTGGAAAGAGAAGTTGAGAAGCATGGTGAACTTTTGTTAAGAAACTCATCCATTATCTTAAAGTCTCTATTAATTACTAGAAAGATTATACCATACAAAATACATGTAAGATTGTGTTCAAGTATGTTGCATAAGCATGTTAGGCAACTACTATAACTCATGTATGCTGGATAAGTATGTTATGCAGTAGAATAAACTTAGCCTGGTACACCAGTATATAAGCTAGAAGTATCAGTTTGTAATCAATTTAACTGAATGAAATTCACAATGAAATACTGCATTCATGATGATACAGATACTATTCGGGTTTTTATCTGGGTAGGTGGAGTAGCTCAACTAATATGTGTTATTTGAGTTAGATGTATGTAAGTCATTAGTCCATGGTttcataccccaattttgtccgggtaagAAAAATCTCTCACCAACAATCATCACCAGATGTTATAAGGCATAAACTCTGTCTTAGGGTTTCTCAGCCCTAAGCTACTCCAAACTCCCCATCATTTCTAAAGGCACATTCAATACTCACATGATTATTCTAAATAAAACTCTCAGTGACATCAAATCTTCAGTGACATTTCATCTGTTAAGATCCTTGTACATGACTCAAGAAAATATCTGTTGCATTTGTCTCGTATTGTTGTTACTGAAGCATGGGATGGTATGTGcattttgggattttttggttaacaaggcccattttggtttatccatgaGATCTTTTAGTTTTAAAAAGGCTCATTCCCACCAACATGTCCATAATTAATATTGCAAGTCAAAGTGTGATTCAAATCTCTTTTACATTATTGATCCAAAATCCATTGtcttattagtaagtattaaaGAGCCGTGATTATTTTTTCTATGATCACTTGTTATTAGCTCATTTTCACATCTCAAATATATGTGTCAGATTTCTAAAACCCTTCACAGGTCCTTAAATTAAGTTTGTATTTTTTTTAAGCATGTATGTGTTGGTTTTAAATCAAGTCACCATAGGTATGTGTATGTGTTGGTTTTGTGATTAAAGTTGAAATTTGTAATACTTGTGACATATTTCATTTTAGATTTTTGGTTGGTTGCGTTTTTATTTTTGCCAATAGTAATATAACTACAGGTAACTATTGGTTGATTGTTTATGGCAGATAAAGTTTAAGCACTTTAATTGATTAACACAAATAAAATATTAAGGTAAGGTTTAAATGTTTAAAAAGGGTTAATTACAAAAAATGAATTCTAATCCAAAATGTTATAAATAGTCCAAAAGCATTTACATAATTGTCCAAAAAAGGTCTTAAATTAAAAATGTACATATGCTACAAACAGTCCCAAAGTTAATACAATTATCCAAAATGCAAAACGTTACGTCAAAGTAATTAAGTGTTGTGCTGCAAATTCAAAATTGAAGGCAAAGCCTTTTGAAACCAGTTTCCAAGACCGTCCTGCAGGTCGAACTACCCTTTGGAATTGAAACGCCCAAAATCTAACCTCCTCCAAAAGCTGGCGCATACTTCTCCTTTCAATCAAAGCCTCTTCATTTGTGTGACCTGCAAAATCAACTCAAAGATTAAAAGTCTTTTCAAATAAGCACTTAAAAAAAGCTGGAAAATATGGATAAGTTAATCAGTTTAAGGCTTTGCACAGAGAACCAAAGTAAACACCCAAAAAGGTATTTCGCAACCAATTCAAACAACATAGAATCCACAAAATAATAATCCCATAAAATCTGGGATGAAAAGAAAAATTGACAAATAATTTTAAGACTTAAAAAAATTCATCATAAGACTTAAAAAAAATCATCATAAGAACATAAATACCCAGAACAGAGAACAGTAGAGAGAACGGAAAGATCAACAAGGCAAGGAACCACAACCATAGTTTTTCCAATTAACATTCACACAACCATAaaaagaacaaacaacattcCAAAAGAAGAAGACAGAGCAGAAGAGGACGAAAAGTTAAAGGAGAAGAAGAACTTATTACCGCCGACGACGCAAACCAAGTAGCTCTCTTCTCTCCTTCTTCTCTTGAAACTCATATGTCATTTTGTTCATTGCTGTAATTAAAACAAAACCCCTTTGTTAATTTCATGAAATCATAGTGATTGCTGGGTTTAAATATAAATTAGGGTTAGGgtgttttttttgttttcttaCCGCTCGCCGTGTCGAATCCATTAGCAGTTGCCACGCGTGGTTAATGTTGAGAATCGAACGGAGTTTTGAATCTCCATTTTCAGAGGGGCGCCGATCCGGCCGGAGGAAGAGTATTTAGGTTAAAAAGAGGCCGGATTTGGATTCTCCGGCCAAAAAGAGGCGGGGTTTGTGTTTAGACATTTAGGTTTTGGGGTGGGGGTTGCCGGAGAAGAAGGCGGCGCCGCCACGGTTGGCCGgccgccaccgtcttctccggcagGTGTTGGCCGTGGTGAAGATGGAGAGGTGAGGCGAGAGTTGCAGAGCAACTCTGAGTTTTGAGTGAAGAGAGAGAAAGAATTAAGCAAATGAGACCATTCTCTTCCATTTTCCTTTTTAAATGGTGTTGGGAGTGGGCGCATGTGCGCCAAGTGGCTCCATGTATGAAGGCCACGCCTGGGTTGACCTTGGTCAACCAGACAATCCTGTATGGACTCCCCATAGTTTCCTTATCATGCATTGCCATCAGATTCCACCCATTCGTTTGACCAAGTCAGATCAGTGGATCTGACGGTCAAGAGCTTCATTGGAGGTCAACAAGGTTGACCGGGCTCAGCATCACTTCTTGCGTTTTGGGCCTTCAGATTGGGCTCAAAGACCATTTTTGTTATTTAAACCCCCTTTGTTTCAAGTAAATTGTCCAGATTTGGGCTTCCATCACCATTAGcccattttctttttatttttgcttgttcatttatttattttatttgatatctttatatatacatataaaatatatattaaagtatcattgtttaaaaaacaatatttttattttatttattttcaacTTTTATTTTAAATGCTTTATTTGTTAATTAAAAATTAATCATTATTTCAAGTTGTAGAATTTATTTAAGATACCATCTTGAATGTGTTTGATTAAACCCACTTGTGTAATTCCTAAGTTCGTTTGAACCATGATTTGAGTTATATTTTCATATTAACCCTTATCCCATAATCACTCTAATTTCTatattaaattatttaaaaataaatcacatatttctcgattcaaagtcgagcccattttcaatcacctttgtaagtcgatcgcttttaaaagtatcaccatcaacctcacatggcttactcttgggtcttcttacaatgagacctattcgattttaattaatcgattagatgaactattcactaaataaattcaattcattcacaaaatacaaattttaaacctcgatccgacatcgagTATTCTctattaaaattaaattaaaatacctaatcacaattaaataTTGTCATATCCTAAATTTTGCCCCACCTAAAGTCATTCATTTGTAAACATTCATTCATTTGTAAATATTCATTCATCCACATCTCATTGTCTGAATTGATGATCATTTAGCCATGAGGGTTTCATGTTTTGTACATAATTCAGAATTAATAGTCAATCTGCTTGATTTAGTTATTTTGGTCAATCTTGCATTTTTTTTATCATCCATAACCATGATTTCCCATTAGGTTTCCTATTTAAAATCACATAATTGTGCATTGATGCATATACATTCATACACTATGTTCATTCGTAAATTTGTGCTTCCATACCTTTTTTATTACATGTCCACATGTGTTCATTATACTTGTTTCACATGAAGTGCTTGTTAGCATGGATATTTAGATTTGGTTTGGAATTTCATCAAGTGTGACATTATATGTTTAGAGCTTTTCCTTTACCTTTTTTTAGAGAAATTTCTGATAAGGGTGCCATGATTTTTTTTAGGTCCTTAATTGTGTCATGTCTTTTTTAAATTCAAGCAAGTTTCTTGTGTGCTAATTAGAAGTGGTAGTAGTAATTTATGTTTCTTTTTAAGTTCAAAATTAAACCATAGagttgaaggtgagaaaaacaagaaaggggggggggggtttgaattgtttggaaaaataagcgcttttcaaaatgaaaatcacacaaggattttatgctggttcgcttataacacaaagctactccagtccacccggccgaggtgatttcgccttcaacaaggacttaatccactaatcttgaaagattacaaacaacgtctaagagaaagatctcttagtcctctcaagtatacagactacacagagtcacttgaggaaataaacaaacaatagataaaagatttatgtaatctagagtgcttctaagaaagcaaaaattacaatattaagaacaagagtttttcacgttataagcaaaagcttcgtgaagatcttagagagcaagagtgtttttcttgagcgttgatgtttcagtatgttTTTCGCTTGTTGGCGTCCTCAAAGTTGATTGCAGCCCAATTTATATATCAGTGAGGTAGtggttgaaactggtggatactaaaatgaatttacgccatcactttaaatagcttctgcaggataactttctctccttgaaatgactacttaccacatatagtatcttctttattgaaattggagattaacgtctctttctctattaggaaaaccatttgcaaatctttacttgactttaacgttactcttccatgattagcaattccatgatcagagtatttgtgtttctggagaatcttggaatcttgcttctgatgttgatctcttttgaagttcagatggattcttcagatagcgctgataacttctggaatttagagatagcgttgttcagagtcagaacatctagagcttacttcttgttcagatgcttctgatactttgataatttgtatctgatctggttctgtatctgatgacatcatcagatttcttccttctttctttagaaccctgcacacttagaaacttttcgttagggtgccatttttggtttcatcctttgttatcatcaaaatcaaggaatctgttgtagaacaatttttgttcttacaatctccccctttttgatgatgacaaaacaaacttaattagcagatgaaacatgaataatatcagatcagatagataagagctccccctgagttagtgctagggagttcagaagttcttaccagagcttccaagcgATGAAatttcttgataccttctgcaatttcttaagtctatTGTTAGATAAATTTAATTTTAAgaaaatatgttgcagagtgcttaaggtatttagactgtattttcatcagagctattaatgacttctccccctttgtcagaatcaaaaagacatagcaaaaataaataaattaagagaaaaagcattgtattcagataaaagcacaaaggcaacaagaacaagaaaaacatcagaaagcaaaacaaaacaacaggcaagcaaaaatatcctaagtgcctaggggttcggaggtggaggcattctctgaagcaatagagcaagcatgttctggatgttgtcgttgacagtatcttgcttgtccattctggcccggagttcattctgatcttgcttaagttctttcagagtctggagaaccatagggataacagaagaggactccccctaagtcagagcctgctgtgcttcagcttcagcagcagcttgtgcttctgcatccgccagagccttagcttcagcttcctttatccttaggatttcagcttcccttgctctttcttcttccagccttctagcttcctcttcagcttctcttgctagcctctcttcctctagccttctggcttcagcttctcttgcaagtctttcctggagtcttgcctcagcatctctgatgtagccatttctgacttgttcagagatgttcttcagtctaaaagcctcagaggtcatccagccaatgactctgttccagtgtgtccttacagagtcaggatcatcactgacttcagagttagtggtcagagacttgaccttttgtactgaagcccctgctaccagcatgatggcttcctcaagggtaggtacagaaaggtttggttcagaggtttgaggtgaagatgttggagggctgagatttaatgtgagaggttcagattcagcttcaggttcaaatctttggggtgaagcgtaaagagggtttaggtctaaaggttcagtttcagcttcaggttcaggttcagcggagatgtttggaggggtgatatcagaggtgggaaggtcagagggttggtcttcagaaggttggtcttcagaagggatgttggttgtttgttgtggtgaagttacttcaggttcTGGAGGAGGTGAAGTAACTTCCTGTTCAggttgtgtttgtttgtttagAGCCTGAAGTTGGGCTAAGGTTGGAGAAGATGGGTCAGAGTGTTCTGAGTCAGAGGGAATGTTAAAGCAGttgagcttgattccatttgttgagaaaagttaaaaacttgttgttgttgagcgtccatggtgaagaagaagatgaagattgatgaagatgaagagttttttttagagaatgcttcagagaggtttagggttttagagtgagtgagagtgataagtgtgtgaaatgtgagaaaagtgtttaaataccctaagttaaaacacatgcaaaacgacacataaTATTGCGTTAGCACACAGCTCAAGATtgcacgcttgggggaaaaatgattatagctaattaatgaatgtttaatcccaacagtacgcacactgctcgaggagaactcaaacgtctgccctttgaatttcttttggacagctgtctagaagttctagggttagacgcttagtgctccacgtgttttgatgtatctgatcttcaggaataccaaaagattggttcatgaagatttctaactcagatatcttcttaactggtagaagtatcagagtcagaggcacaaacacatttgtttatatcagagtctcattttacattttcagagccatacttcattcagggcaatttttaatgttcagattttctaagatgaacagatatctatcttcagctagaggcttagtaaagatatctgcccattg from Lathyrus oleraceus cultivar Zhongwan6 chromosome 1, CAAS_Psat_ZW6_1.0, whole genome shotgun sequence includes:
- the LOC127131789 gene encoding probable LRR receptor-like serine/threonine-protein kinase At3g47570 codes for the protein MKPFSLLAPILLCLHLLFLFSLSLIWFCPNKTVAVALGNQTDHLALLKFKESISSYPYGTLESWNTSIHFCKWYGITCSPLHQRVIKLNLTGNQLHGSLSPHVGNLSFLIYLNLNSNSFFGEIPQELGQLLQLQQLHLAENSFTGEIPKNLTYCSNLKGLFLAGNSLIGKIPIEIGSLKNLQSFYIWKNNLTGGIPSFIGNLSYLTEISVNYNHLEGDIPQEICALKNLTILTGAVNNLSGMIPSCLYNMSSLTALVLTKNFIYGSLPSNMFHTLSKLEHFLIGGNQFFGPIPTSIINASSFVEFDISQNHFVGQVPNLERLKDLQYLNLEYNNLGGNSTNDLEFLHSLANCTKLYMFSIFHNNFQGILPNAIGNLSIELNELYLGFNKISGKIPAELGHLIGLTLLGLQFNYFEGMIPTTFGKFKKIQQLQLDGNNLLGNIPPFIGNLSQLYYLDLHLNMFDGSIPPSIGNCQQLQYLELSHNKLKGTIPLEVFNLSSLSNSLDLSHNYLSGSLPKEVRMLKNIDMLDVSENHLSGAIPTTIAECISLEYLLLQGNSFNGTIPSTLASLKGLQYLDLSRNRLSGSIPDVMQNISVLEYLNVSFNMLEGEVPIDGVFGNATQISLVGNSKLCGGISQLHLPPCPIKGRKQAKHHKFKLIAVIVSVVSFLLVLLFVITIYWMRKKNENRSFDSPTIDQLAKVSYQDLHRGTNGFSTENLIGSGSFGSVYKGNLVSEDNVVAVKVLNLQKKGAHKSFVVECNALKNIRHRNLVKILTCCVSTDYKGQEFKALVFDYMKNGSLEQWLHPEILNVEHPTTLNLGHRLNIIIDVASALQYLHQDCEQVVIHSDLKPSNVLLDDDMVAHVSDFGIARLVSAIGGTSHKNTSTIGIKGTVGYTPPEYGMGSEVSTLGDMYSFGIFLLEVLTGRRPIDEAFENGQNLHNFVAVSFPDNVIKILDPHLVFRDGEVEIEDENHENLAPNVEEGLVSLFRIGLTCSIESPKERMNIVDVTRELSIIKNAFFTGVDTHNKYFKVD